A window of Oncorhynchus masou masou isolate Uvic2021 unplaced genomic scaffold, UVic_Omas_1.1 unplaced_scaffold_4141, whole genome shotgun sequence contains these coding sequences:
- the LOC135534916 gene encoding mitogen-activated protein kinase 7-like, whose translation MKTVSMKIVVLLGFVMLLSIALAEHEHGHQHVIEKRSSSEERVRGPGPGRGFPNFFQQYNYLLLLQRLGLVPAPAAPAPAPAPAPAPAPAPPQSQLQPQSQPQSQLQPQPQSQLQLVAEKYMNQKLQLNKSKLWLMK comes from the exons ATGAAGACTGTCAGCATGAAGATTGTTGTTCTACTTGGATTTGTGATGCTTCTCTCTATTGCTTTG GCTGAGCATGAGCATGGCCATCAGCATGTCATTGAGAAGCGCTCTTCAAGTGAAGAG CGTGTCcgtggccctggccctggccgtGGCTTTCCAAACTTTTTCCAGCAGTACAACTACCTTCTGCTTCTGCAAAGACTTGGTCTTGTCCCAGCCCCTGCAGcaccagccccagctccagccccagccccagctccagccccagcccca ccccagtcccagctccagccccagtcccagccccagtcccagctccagccccagccccagtcccagctccagCTGGTCGCTGAAAAGTACATGAATCAGAAACTTCAACTCAACAAGAGCAAGCTATGGTTGATGAAATGA